One genomic segment of Geitlerinema sp. PCC 9228 includes these proteins:
- a CDS encoding nitrogenase component 1 produces MTKKIARFKKTPDAYVSTTNACKLCKPMGACLAFRGIEGCVPYLHGSQGCATYMRRYTISHFREPMDIASSSLGEKHAVYGGGPNLKKGILNVIDKYGANMVGIATTCLTETIGDDLPMLLQEFHVEMKEAEVTLPILVNVSTPSYSGTHMEGFHATVRAVADQLADQQEPPTGSLPTSFVNLLPGLVSPGDIRHLKDILADFGIASVILPDISDTLDGAPQVEYQKIPPGGTPVAHIRNMGNAAATLEFGRTHILTGDTGGQLLAERFGVPHYPLGMPIGLQECDRFFEALATASNRPIPDKHQQERGRLVDAYVDGHKYISGKKAIVYGEEDLVVAMTSFLSEIGIKPVLCASGGNSGYLQEAIATATGDILSEPPLVEDNVDFYEIADKAKSLEPDLLIGNSKGFALARQLEIPIIRVGFPIHDRFGAQRILHLGYRGTQNLFDQIVNAVIAKKQTDSPVGYSYL; encoded by the coding sequence ATGACCAAAAAAATCGCTCGCTTTAAAAAGACCCCCGATGCCTACGTTTCCACCACCAATGCCTGCAAACTCTGCAAACCCATGGGTGCGTGTTTGGCATTTCGCGGCATCGAAGGATGCGTTCCCTACTTGCACGGTTCCCAAGGATGTGCGACTTATATGCGTCGCTATACCATCAGCCATTTTCGCGAACCGATGGATATTGCCTCCTCTTCCTTGGGAGAAAAACACGCCGTTTATGGAGGTGGTCCCAATTTAAAAAAAGGAATTCTCAACGTTATCGATAAATATGGGGCTAATATGGTCGGTATCGCCACCACTTGCCTCACGGAAACCATTGGTGACGACTTGCCCATGCTGCTGCAGGAATTTCATGTGGAAATGAAAGAAGCCGAGGTAACGCTGCCAATTCTGGTCAATGTTTCCACTCCCAGCTACAGCGGTACCCACATGGAAGGGTTCCACGCCACAGTGCGCGCGGTTGCCGACCAACTGGCAGACCAGCAAGAACCTCCCACAGGCAGCTTGCCGACCTCCTTTGTGAATCTCCTGCCAGGATTGGTTTCGCCAGGGGATATTCGCCATCTCAAAGATATTTTGGCTGATTTTGGCATTGCCAGTGTTATTTTGCCCGATATTTCCGATACGCTGGATGGTGCCCCGCAAGTAGAATATCAGAAAATTCCTCCCGGCGGTACGCCAGTGGCTCATATTCGCAATATGGGCAATGCCGCAGCCACATTGGAATTCGGTAGAACCCATATTTTAACGGGAGATACCGGCGGTCAACTGCTGGCGGAACGATTTGGTGTTCCCCACTATCCCTTGGGAATGCCTATTGGATTGCAAGAATGCGATCGCTTTTTTGAAGCTTTAGCCACCGCCAGCAACCGTCCTATCCCTGACAAGCACCAGCAAGAACGGGGTCGTTTGGTGGATGCGTATGTAGACGGACACAAATATATTTCCGGCAAAAAAGCCATCGTCTACGGCGAAGAAGATTTGGTCGTCGCTATGACCTCCTTTTTATCAGAAATCGGCATCAAACCCGTCCTCTGTGCCTCCGGTGGCAACAGCGGCTATTTGCAAGAAGCGATCGCAACTGCCACTGGCGATATTCTCTCAGAACCTCCCCTAGTGGAAGACAACGTAGACTTCTACGAAATTGCCGACAAAGCGAAATCCCTAGAACCCGACCTCCTCATCGGCAACAGCAAAGGCTTTGCCCTCGCGCGCCAGCTTGAAATCCCCATCATTCGCGTTGGCTTCCCCATTCACGACCGCTTTGGTGCCCAACGCATCTTACACCTGGGCTATCGCGGTACCCAAAACTTATTCGACCAAATCGTTAACGCTGTCATTGCCAAAAAACAAACCGACTCCCCCGTAGGATATAGTTATTTGTAA